One genomic window of Burkholderia diffusa includes the following:
- the pncB gene encoding nicotinate phosphoribosyltransferase, with protein MIITSLLDTDLYKFTMMQVVLHHFPAANVEYRFRCRTPGVDLVPYIDEIRDEVRGLCSLRFTDVELDYLRRMRFIKSDFVDFLALFHLNEKYISITPSPKGNGEIDIVIEGPWLHTILFEIPVLAIVNEVYFRNTQREPDYREGRERLREKIKLLGAKPEFADCKIADYGTRRRFSKVWHEEVALTLRDGLGPQFAGTSNVLYAMKHGLTPLGTMAHEYLQACQALGPRLRDSQTYGFEMWAKEYRGDLGIALSDVYGMDAFLNDFDMYFCKLFDGARHDSGDPFEWGERMLRHYEANRCDPRTKVLVFSDALDIPKVMQLYERFRGRCKLAFGVGTNLTNDLGYVPLQIVIKMVRCNGQPVAKLSDSPGKSMCDDKAYLAYLRQVFGIAQPVDEDASQ; from the coding sequence TCCTGCATCACTTTCCTGCCGCAAACGTCGAGTACCGGTTCCGGTGTCGCACGCCCGGCGTCGATCTCGTCCCGTACATCGACGAGATCCGCGACGAGGTGCGCGGCCTTTGCTCGCTGCGCTTCACCGACGTCGAACTCGACTACCTGCGGCGCATGCGCTTCATCAAGAGCGATTTCGTCGACTTCCTCGCGCTCTTCCACCTGAACGAGAAATACATTTCGATCACGCCTTCGCCGAAGGGCAACGGCGAGATCGACATCGTGATCGAGGGGCCGTGGCTGCACACGATCCTGTTCGAGATCCCGGTGCTCGCGATCGTCAACGAAGTCTATTTCCGCAATACGCAGCGTGAGCCCGACTATCGCGAAGGTCGTGAACGGCTGCGCGAAAAGATCAAGCTGCTCGGCGCGAAGCCGGAGTTCGCAGACTGCAAGATCGCCGACTACGGCACGCGTCGGCGCTTCTCGAAGGTGTGGCACGAGGAGGTTGCACTCACGCTGCGCGACGGGCTCGGGCCGCAGTTCGCGGGCACGAGCAACGTGTTGTACGCGATGAAGCACGGTCTGACGCCGCTCGGCACGATGGCCCACGAATACCTGCAGGCCTGCCAGGCGCTTGGCCCGCGGCTGCGCGATTCGCAGACCTACGGTTTCGAGATGTGGGCGAAGGAGTATCGCGGCGACCTCGGGATCGCACTGTCGGACGTCTACGGGATGGACGCGTTCCTGAACGACTTCGACATGTACTTCTGCAAGCTGTTCGACGGCGCGCGCCACGATTCGGGCGATCCGTTCGAGTGGGGCGAGCGCATGCTGCGCCACTATGAGGCGAATCGCTGCGATCCGCGCACCAAGGTGCTCGTGTTCTCCGACGCGCTCGACATCCCGAAGGTCATGCAGCTGTACGAACGGTTCCGCGGCCGCTGCAAGCTCGCGTTCGGCGTCGGCACCAACCTCACGAACGATCTTGGCTACGTGCCGCTGCAGATCGTGATCAAGATGGTCCGCTGCAACGGACAGCCGGTCGCGAAACTGTCGGACTCGCCGGGCAAGAGCATGTGCGACGACAAGGCGTATCTAGCGTACCTGCGCCAGGTGTTCGGCATCGCGCAGCCGGTCGACGAGGACGCATCGCAGTAA
- a CDS encoding LutC/YkgG family protein has translation MDTSAARRQILARIRAAQGRAPEPDAVERDGVADYLARHPEGPRPPMPADLVAAFVEEAARLSTTVDEVATLADAPAAAARYLSAHGLPMQAIAWRTLAELDWAGAGLSVECRKPRDGDLVGLTGCFCATAETGSLVLLSGPDTYASAGLLPETHIAIVPASRIVAAHEDAFALIRAERGELPRAVNFVSGPSRTGDIEQTIVLGAHGPYRVHVIVVRGA, from the coding sequence ATGGACACTTCCGCTGCCCGTCGCCAGATCCTCGCACGCATTCGCGCGGCGCAAGGACGCGCGCCCGAACCCGATGCCGTGGAGCGCGACGGCGTCGCCGACTATCTCGCCCGTCATCCCGAAGGGCCGCGCCCGCCGATGCCGGCGGACCTCGTCGCCGCATTCGTCGAGGAAGCGGCTCGCCTGTCGACGACGGTCGATGAGGTCGCGACACTGGCCGACGCGCCGGCCGCCGCCGCCCGCTATCTTTCCGCTCACGGCCTGCCGATGCAGGCCATCGCATGGCGCACGCTGGCCGAGCTCGACTGGGCCGGCGCGGGCCTGTCGGTCGAATGCCGCAAGCCGCGCGACGGCGATCTCGTCGGCCTCACGGGCTGCTTCTGCGCAACCGCCGAAACGGGTTCGCTGGTGCTGCTGTCCGGGCCGGACACCTATGCATCGGCCGGGCTGCTGCCGGAGACGCACATCGCGATCGTGCCGGCGTCGCGGATCGTCGCGGCCCATGAAGACGCATTCGCTCTGATTCGCGCGGAGCGTGGCGAATTGCCGCGCGCGGTCAATTTCGTATCGGGCCCGTCGCGCACGGGCGATATCGAGCAGACCATCGTGCTGGGCGCGCATGGCCCGTACCGCGTTCACGTGATCGTCGTACGCGGCGCATGA
- a CDS encoding sodium:proton antiporter encodes MKRHAAWAGMALGAALGAVPALASAATLDGATLSALWGIPFAGILLSIAMFPLVAPVFWHHHFGKIAAAWAIVFLVPFAFAFGAGTAFGTLVHALLEEYIPFIVLLTALYTVAGGICVNGNLHGTPKLNTAILALGTVLASVMGTTGAAMLLIRPLLRANDNRKHVVHVVIFFIFLVANAGGSLSPLGDPPLFLGFLNGVSFFWTTTHLALPMLFICAVLLTLFFALDTYFYRKGGEERPAALDPTPDDAALTIDGKINFVLLAAVIGLVLMSGIWKPDVTFDVWGTHVALQNLVRDAALVVVALASLALTPRSAREGNAFNWAPIEEVAKLFAGIFVTIAPVIVILRAGADGAFAQIVHLVTGPDGKPVDAMYFWATGLLSSFLDNAPTYLVFFNLAGGDAQSLMTTGATTLAAISAGAVFMGANSYIGNAPNFMVKAIAESRGVKMPSFFAYLGWALVILVPVFLLTSWIFFPA; translated from the coding sequence ATGAAACGACATGCCGCCTGGGCGGGCATGGCGTTGGGAGCCGCGCTTGGCGCCGTTCCCGCGCTTGCATCGGCCGCCACGCTCGACGGTGCCACGCTGTCCGCACTCTGGGGCATCCCGTTCGCCGGGATCCTGCTGTCCATCGCGATGTTCCCGCTCGTCGCGCCGGTGTTCTGGCATCACCACTTCGGCAAGATCGCCGCGGCGTGGGCGATCGTGTTTCTGGTCCCGTTCGCATTCGCGTTCGGTGCCGGCACGGCGTTCGGCACGCTCGTGCACGCGCTGCTCGAGGAGTACATTCCGTTCATCGTGCTGTTGACGGCACTCTATACGGTCGCCGGCGGCATCTGCGTCAACGGCAACCTGCACGGCACGCCGAAGCTGAACACCGCGATCCTCGCGCTCGGCACGGTGCTCGCGAGCGTGATGGGCACGACCGGCGCCGCGATGCTGCTGATCCGGCCGCTCTTGCGCGCGAACGATAACCGCAAGCACGTCGTACACGTCGTGATCTTCTTCATCTTCCTCGTCGCGAACGCGGGCGGCTCGCTGTCGCCGCTCGGCGATCCGCCGCTGTTCCTCGGCTTCCTGAATGGCGTGAGCTTCTTCTGGACGACCACGCATCTTGCGCTGCCGATGCTGTTCATCTGCGCGGTGCTGCTGACGCTGTTCTTCGCGCTCGACACGTACTTCTACCGGAAGGGCGGCGAGGAGCGGCCGGCTGCGCTCGACCCGACGCCCGACGACGCCGCGCTGACGATCGACGGCAAGATCAACTTCGTGCTGCTCGCGGCCGTGATCGGCCTCGTGCTGATGAGCGGCATCTGGAAGCCGGATGTCACGTTCGACGTGTGGGGCACGCACGTCGCGCTGCAGAATCTCGTGCGCGACGCGGCGCTGGTCGTCGTGGCGCTCGCGTCGCTCGCGCTGACGCCGCGCTCGGCGCGCGAAGGCAACGCGTTCAACTGGGCGCCGATCGAGGAGGTCGCGAAGCTGTTCGCGGGGATCTTCGTGACGATCGCGCCGGTGATCGTGATCCTGCGCGCGGGTGCGGACGGCGCGTTCGCACAGATCGTCCATCTGGTCACGGGGCCTGACGGCAAGCCTGTCGACGCGATGTACTTCTGGGCGACCGGCCTGCTGTCGTCGTTCCTCGACAACGCGCCGACCTACCTCGTGTTCTTCAACCTCGCGGGCGGCGATGCGCAATCGCTGATGACGACGGGCGCGACGACGCTCGCCGCGATTTCCGCGGGGGCGGTCTTCATGGGCGCGAACAGCTACATCGGCAATGCGCCGAATTTCATGGTGAAGGCGATCGCGGAATCGCGCGGCGTGAAGATGCCGAGCTTCTTCGCCTATCTCGGCTGGGCGCTCGTGATTCTGGTACCGGTATTTCTGCTGACGTCGTGGATCTTCTTCCCGGCGTAG
- a CDS encoding 2-hydroxyacid dehydrogenase, with the protein MQKILVARPIFPDVIERLEQYFEVDWNNGDALAPDALAARLADKDGALTAGDPVGAAALAAAPRLRVVSNMAVGYNNFDMAAFNAANVLGTNTPDVLNESTADFGWALMMAAARRIAESEHWLRAGHWQKWAYDGFLGSDIHGSTLGVIGMGRIGQALARRARGFGMQVIYHNRSRVAPEIEAELNAEYVSKDALLARADHVVLVLPYTKENHHTIGAAELAKMKPTATLTNIARGGIVDDAALAAALRDGTIAAAGLDVYEGEPSVHPALLEVPNVVLTPHIASATEKTRRAMANLAADNLIAALGEGPRAGQPPNPINPDVIGKRRA; encoded by the coding sequence ATGCAGAAGATCCTGGTCGCACGTCCGATCTTTCCGGACGTGATCGAACGGCTCGAGCAGTATTTTGAAGTCGACTGGAACAATGGCGACGCGCTCGCCCCCGACGCGCTCGCCGCGCGCCTCGCGGACAAGGACGGTGCGCTGACGGCGGGCGACCCGGTCGGCGCGGCCGCGCTCGCGGCGGCGCCCCGCCTGCGCGTCGTGTCGAACATGGCGGTCGGCTACAACAATTTCGACATGGCCGCGTTCAACGCCGCCAACGTGCTCGGCACCAACACGCCCGACGTGCTGAACGAATCGACCGCGGATTTCGGCTGGGCGCTGATGATGGCCGCCGCGCGGCGGATCGCCGAATCCGAGCACTGGCTGCGCGCCGGGCACTGGCAGAAGTGGGCGTACGACGGTTTCCTCGGCAGCGACATTCACGGCTCGACGCTCGGCGTGATCGGCATGGGGCGTATCGGTCAGGCACTCGCACGGCGCGCGCGCGGCTTCGGGATGCAGGTGATTTATCACAACCGGTCGCGGGTCGCGCCCGAGATCGAAGCCGAACTGAACGCCGAATACGTGTCGAAGGATGCCTTGCTGGCGCGCGCCGATCACGTCGTGCTCGTGCTGCCGTACACGAAGGAGAACCATCACACGATCGGCGCCGCCGAGCTCGCGAAGATGAAACCCACCGCGACGCTGACCAACATCGCGCGCGGCGGCATCGTCGACGACGCGGCGCTGGCCGCCGCGCTGCGCGACGGGACGATCGCCGCGGCCGGCCTCGACGTCTATGAAGGCGAGCCGAGCGTCCATCCGGCGCTGCTCGAGGTACCGAACGTCGTGCTGACGCCGCACATCGCGAGCGCGACGGAGAAGACGCGCCGCGCGATGGCGAACCTCGCGGCCGACAATCTGATCGCCGCGCTGGGCGAGGGGCCGCGCGCGGGGCAGCCGCCGAACCCGATCAACCCTGACGTAATCGGGAAGCGGCGCGCATGA
- a CDS encoding DNA recombination protein RmuC, with protein sequence MTTMLLLAAVVVLAVALAVAIVALVRGGGRHDDAAVLGDQIEDAAHAQALAVERLERELRGEIVENARGSRTELAGSFSQLQQTLATQLTSIATVQNNQIEGFAQQLGKLVAGNAQQFDAMRESVQRQAQQAREEQTVALRLFGDTLNRQLTQLTEANDRRIGEVRATLEQRLKEIETNNAAKLEEMRRTVDEKLHATLEQRLGESFKLVSDRLEQVHRGLGEMQTLAAGVGDLKKVLTNVKTRGTWGEVQLEALLEQMLTPDQYAKNVATVPKSSERVEFAIRLPGREAGTRDAPPVWLPIDAKFPREDYERLIDAQERADSVAVEDAARALEARVRMEARTIAEKYVAPPHTTDFALLFLPTEGLYAEILRRPGLTDLLQRDYRVTVAGPTTLTALLNSLQMGFRTLAIEQRSSEVWQVLGAVKTEFGKFGDVLARTKAQLETVTRSIEAAEQRTRVMNRKLKQVEALPGETAAGLLGAEVADGADADDA encoded by the coding sequence ATGACGACGATGTTGTTGCTGGCGGCGGTCGTCGTGCTGGCCGTTGCGCTCGCCGTGGCGATCGTCGCGCTCGTGCGGGGCGGCGGACGCCATGACGATGCGGCCGTGCTTGGCGACCAGATCGAGGACGCCGCGCACGCGCAGGCGCTTGCCGTGGAGCGGCTCGAGCGCGAGCTGCGCGGCGAGATCGTCGAGAACGCGCGCGGCTCGCGTACCGAGCTGGCTGGCAGTTTCTCGCAACTTCAGCAGACGCTCGCGACCCAGCTGACGAGCATCGCGACCGTGCAGAACAATCAGATCGAGGGTTTCGCGCAACAGCTGGGCAAGCTCGTTGCGGGCAACGCGCAGCAGTTCGACGCGATGCGCGAGAGCGTGCAGCGCCAGGCGCAGCAGGCGCGCGAAGAGCAGACGGTTGCGCTGCGGCTGTTCGGCGACACGCTGAACCGGCAGCTCACGCAGCTGACCGAGGCCAATGATCGCCGGATCGGGGAAGTGCGTGCGACGCTGGAGCAGCGGCTGAAGGAAATCGAGACGAACAATGCGGCGAAGCTTGAGGAGATGCGCCGCACCGTCGACGAGAAGCTGCATGCGACGCTCGAACAGCGGCTCGGCGAATCGTTCAAGCTCGTGTCGGACCGTCTCGAGCAGGTACATCGCGGGCTCGGCGAGATGCAGACGCTCGCGGCCGGCGTTGGGGACCTGAAGAAGGTGCTGACCAACGTGAAGACGCGCGGCACTTGGGGCGAGGTGCAGCTCGAGGCCTTGCTCGAGCAAATGCTCACGCCCGATCAGTACGCGAAGAACGTCGCGACGGTGCCGAAGAGCAGCGAACGCGTCGAGTTCGCGATCCGGCTGCCGGGGCGCGAAGCCGGCACGCGCGATGCGCCGCCGGTGTGGCTGCCGATCGACGCGAAATTCCCGCGCGAGGACTACGAGCGGCTGATCGACGCGCAGGAGCGCGCCGATTCGGTGGCGGTCGAGGACGCGGCGCGTGCGCTCGAGGCGCGCGTGCGGATGGAAGCGCGCACGATCGCCGAGAAGTACGTCGCACCGCCGCATACGACCGATTTCGCGCTGCTGTTCCTGCCGACCGAGGGGCTCTATGCGGAGATCCTGCGCCGTCCGGGGCTGACCGACCTGCTGCAGCGCGACTATCGCGTGACGGTGGCCGGGCCGACGACGCTCACCGCGCTGCTGAACAGCCTGCAGATGGGTTTCCGCACGCTCGCGATCGAGCAGCGCTCGAGCGAGGTGTGGCAGGTGCTCGGTGCGGTGAAGACCGAATTCGGCAAGTTCGGTGACGTGCTGGCGCGCACGAAGGCGCAGCTCGAAACGGTCACGCGCTCGATCGAGGCCGCCGAGCAGCGCACCCGCGTGATGAACCGCAAGCTGAAGCAGGTCGAGGCGTTGCCGGGTGAGACGGCGGCCGGGCTGCTCGGCGCGGAAGTCGCCGACGGTGCCGATGCTGACGATGCATGA
- a CDS encoding GNAT family N-acetyltransferase, with translation MSVTPLIRAADTRDVGAILALMRELAEFEKLTHLFVASDADLADALFGERPAAEALVAERDGAIVAYALFFHNYSTFLGRRGLYLEDLYVQPSQRGTGLGTAMLQHLAALAVERRCARFEWSVLDWNQPAIDFYEKMGATVLPEWRIVRVTGDALNTLATR, from the coding sequence GTGAGCGTCACGCCGCTGATCCGCGCCGCCGACACGCGCGACGTGGGCGCGATCCTCGCGCTGATGCGCGAGCTGGCCGAATTCGAGAAGCTCACGCACCTGTTCGTCGCGAGCGATGCCGATCTGGCCGACGCGCTGTTCGGCGAGCGCCCCGCCGCCGAAGCGCTGGTGGCCGAGCGCGACGGTGCGATCGTCGCGTATGCGCTGTTCTTTCACAATTATTCGACGTTCCTCGGTCGGCGCGGCCTGTATCTCGAGGATCTGTACGTGCAGCCGTCGCAGCGCGGCACGGGCCTCGGCACCGCGATGCTGCAGCACCTCGCGGCACTCGCCGTCGAGCGCCGTTGCGCCCGCTTCGAATGGTCGGTGCTCGACTGGAACCAGCCGGCGATCGACTTCTACGAGAAGATGGGCGCGACCGTGCTGCCGGAATGGCGCATCGTGCGCGTCACCGGAGATGCGCTGAACACGCTCGCCACACGTTGA
- the glp gene encoding gephyrin-like molybdotransferase Glp: protein MITQSSPASRTAPDSAAPLSLADAQALACRFAAPVGACDKVPLHDALDRVLAADVNAPFDIPAYDNSAMDGYAFDGSAYATASAADIALTVAGTALAGHPFDGAVAPGACIRIMTGAQMPTGCDTVIPQEHVRIDGDVIRFAARDITRGANCRRAGEDLARGARALAAGRILRPSDLGLLASFGLGEITVRRRVRVAVFSTGDELREPGEPPTRGTLYDSNRAMLVAMLERLHIDALDLGIVRDDPAALERALRDAAAAQADAVITSGGVSVGEADFTRDVMARLGDVTFASLALRPGRPLACGTLARDGGAGHVLFFGLPGNPVASAVTFHAIVRPALLTLAGAHVPPPAMYTARSTQALKKRPGRTEYLRAIATRDADGQWLAAPAGSQSSASLSGLAAANCFIVLGHDCATVDAGAPVDILPLDGLI, encoded by the coding sequence ATGATCACGCAATCCTCGCCCGCCTCCCGAACCGCACCCGATTCCGCTGCCCCGTTGTCGCTCGCCGACGCGCAGGCGCTCGCGTGCCGGTTCGCGGCGCCGGTCGGCGCGTGCGACAAGGTGCCGCTGCACGACGCCCTCGACCGAGTGCTCGCAGCCGACGTGAATGCGCCGTTCGACATTCCCGCGTACGACAACTCGGCGATGGACGGCTATGCATTCGACGGCAGCGCATACGCGACTGCATCGGCCGCCGACATCGCGCTGACCGTCGCCGGTACGGCATTGGCCGGCCATCCGTTCGATGGAGCCGTAGCGCCCGGTGCGTGCATCCGCATCATGACCGGCGCGCAGATGCCGACCGGATGCGACACGGTCATCCCGCAGGAACACGTGCGCATCGACGGCGACGTCATCCGCTTCGCGGCGCGCGACATCACGCGCGGCGCAAACTGCCGCCGGGCCGGCGAGGATCTGGCTCGCGGCGCCCGCGCGCTGGCCGCCGGCCGCATCCTGCGCCCGTCCGATCTTGGCTTGCTCGCATCGTTCGGACTGGGCGAAATCACGGTGCGTCGCCGCGTGCGCGTCGCCGTGTTCTCGACCGGCGACGAACTGCGCGAACCCGGCGAGCCGCCCACCCGCGGCACGCTGTATGACAGCAATCGCGCGATGCTGGTCGCGATGCTCGAAAGGCTGCATATCGACGCGCTCGATCTCGGAATCGTCCGCGACGATCCGGCGGCGCTCGAACGCGCGCTGCGCGATGCCGCCGCCGCACAGGCCGACGCGGTGATCACGTCGGGCGGTGTGTCGGTCGGCGAAGCCGATTTCACGCGCGACGTGATGGCGCGGCTGGGCGACGTAACCTTCGCGAGCCTCGCGCTGCGGCCCGGCCGGCCGCTCGCGTGCGGCACGCTCGCGCGTGACGGCGGCGCCGGCCACGTGCTGTTCTTCGGGTTGCCCGGCAATCCGGTCGCCTCAGCCGTGACGTTCCATGCGATCGTGCGCCCCGCGCTGCTGACGCTGGCCGGCGCGCATGTACCGCCGCCGGCGATGTATACGGCACGCAGCACGCAGGCACTGAAAAAGCGCCCGGGCCGTACCGAATACCTGCGCGCCATCGCGACGCGCGACGCTGACGGCCAGTGGCTTGCCGCGCCGGCCGGTTCGCAGAGTTCCGCATCGCTGAGCGGCCTTGCGGCCGCCAACTGTTTCATCGTCCTGGGCCACGATTGCGCGACAGTCGACGCGGGCGCCCCGGTCGACATCCTGCCGCTCGACGGCTTGATCTGA
- the mobA gene encoding molybdenum cofactor guanylyltransferase MobA translates to MSASASPPVTGLLLAGGRATRMDGADKGLQLLDGTPLALHVLRRLSPQVDETLISANRNADRYAELGAPFDARIVPDETPDFPGPLAGLLAGMRAARAPLVACSPCDTPYLPTDLVARLRAALDAHQADIAMAVTVDAQQARSPQPTFALLRTSLANDLAAGLAAGERKVRAWYARHKTVEVEFCDERAFYNANSWQELAALARR, encoded by the coding sequence ATGTCCGCCTCCGCCTCGCCTCCCGTCACCGGCCTGCTGCTCGCGGGCGGCCGCGCGACGCGCATGGATGGCGCCGACAAGGGCCTGCAACTGCTCGACGGTACGCCGCTTGCGCTGCACGTGCTGCGCCGGCTCTCCCCGCAGGTCGACGAGACGCTGATCAGCGCGAATCGCAACGCCGATCGCTACGCCGAGCTCGGTGCGCCGTTCGACGCGCGCATCGTGCCGGACGAAACACCCGACTTCCCCGGCCCGCTCGCCGGTCTGCTTGCCGGCATGCGCGCGGCGCGCGCACCGCTCGTCGCGTGCTCGCCGTGCGATACGCCCTATTTGCCGACCGACCTCGTCGCGCGGCTGCGCGCGGCACTCGACGCGCATCAGGCCGACATCGCGATGGCGGTGACCGTCGACGCGCAACAGGCACGTTCCCCGCAGCCGACGTTCGCCCTGCTGCGCACGTCGCTCGCCAACGATCTCGCGGCCGGGCTCGCGGCTGGCGAGCGCAAGGTGCGTGCGTGGTACGCACGCCACAAGACGGTCGAAGTCGAGTTTTGCGACGAGCGTGCGTTTTACAATGCCAACTCTTGGCAGGAACTTGCCGCGCTTGCCCGCCGCTGA
- the moaA gene encoding GTP 3',8-cyclase MoaA, whose translation MSRRIIPLADVSGMPDISGVAHTPDGALADTFARPLRDLRISVTDRCNFRCVYCMPRDVFDKNYPFLPHSALLTHEEIERVARLFVAHGVEKIRITGGEPLLRKNLEFLIERLARLTTHDGRPLDLTLTTNGSLLARKARALKDAGLTRVTVSLDALDDTLFKRMNDADFASADVLDGIFAAQAAGLAPVKVNMVVKRGTNDSEILPMAERFRGTGVILRFIEYMDVGTSNGWNMTEVLPSADVVARIAERFPLVPLEPHTAAETAQRWGYADGSGEIGVISSVTQAFCGDCTRARLSTEGKLYLCLFASTGHDLRALVRGGASDAEIATAIARTWQARTDRYSQLRGSAAADAAHDGAGKRVEMSYIGG comes from the coding sequence ATGTCCCGACGCATCATTCCTCTCGCCGACGTCAGCGGGATGCCGGATATCTCCGGCGTCGCGCATACCCCTGACGGCGCCTTGGCCGACACGTTCGCCAGGCCGCTGCGCGACCTGCGCATCTCGGTGACGGATCGCTGCAACTTCCGTTGCGTGTACTGCATGCCACGAGACGTGTTCGACAAGAACTACCCGTTCCTGCCGCACAGCGCACTGCTCACGCACGAGGAGATCGAGCGCGTGGCGCGGCTGTTCGTCGCACACGGCGTCGAAAAGATCCGGATCACCGGCGGCGAACCACTGCTGCGCAAGAATCTCGAATTCCTGATCGAGCGCCTCGCGCGCCTGACGACCCATGACGGCCGCCCGCTCGACCTGACGCTGACCACCAATGGCTCGCTGCTCGCGCGCAAGGCGCGCGCGCTGAAGGACGCCGGCCTCACGCGCGTGACGGTCAGCCTCGACGCGCTCGACGATACGCTGTTCAAGCGCATGAACGACGCCGACTTCGCGAGCGCGGACGTGCTCGACGGGATCTTCGCAGCACAGGCCGCGGGCCTCGCGCCGGTCAAGGTCAACATGGTCGTGAAGCGCGGCACCAACGACAGCGAAATCCTGCCGATGGCCGAGCGCTTCCGCGGCACCGGCGTGATCCTGCGTTTCATCGAATACATGGACGTCGGCACGTCGAACGGCTGGAACATGACCGAAGTGCTGCCGTCCGCAGACGTCGTCGCACGGATCGCCGAACGGTTCCCGCTCGTGCCGCTCGAGCCGCACACGGCGGCGGAAACCGCGCAGCGCTGGGGCTATGCGGACGGCAGCGGCGAAATCGGCGTGATTTCGAGCGTCACGCAGGCATTCTGCGGCGACTGCACGCGCGCGCGGTTGTCGACCGAAGGCAAGCTGTACCTGTGCCTGTTCGCGTCGACGGGCCATGACCTGCGCGCCCTGGTGCGCGGCGGCGCGAGCGACGCCGAGATCGCGACCGCGATCGCCCGGACCTGGCAGGCTCGCACCGACCGCTATTCGCAACTGCGCGGCAGCGCGGCCGCCGACGCGGCACACGACGGCGCCGGCAAGCGCGTCGAAATGTCGTACATCGGCGGCTGA